A single region of the Corallococcus caeni genome encodes:
- a CDS encoding protein kinase domain-containing protein: MRPPPALLVPGAEVLGYTVERQLGQGGFGTVYLARNAGRPFALKLLHLPRVGERVEREVSILLKLRHPHVVGLQGYGLWPPGEPRFALIVMEYVDGRPLDAWADAENPSARRVARAVLDVARALAATHAAGVLHRDVKEANVMVRASDGLAKLVDFGIGDYTGARGLTEDILPPGTPEYRAPEAWRYFRQHARVLGARYAASAPDDLWALGVVLYWLLTGHKPFDGEDDAAFIEAVLTQTPTPPCDENERVPRALSDVCMRLLEKTPEARTPDALAVIAALEEALRGADAAWDVPLCDAFGEDTATTQGQQDSFEKWMNRPRHRPRRGARAEPEAPPMPAGAPTRVRARPRAFRAWTAMAMVLAMVAAGAVRMHGTSHAPEAVPLRQEVAPTDKSPQSDRAAAPSGPEATAAAVALPATHQEVAATVTTQTPETPSLPLPSKPVRKVRSVMTRAAGTAACTALMACPGPQVRPPPPPEPCPIGAVKAMQERGIRMGDQYIAVFDFSHPRIMSVSEGPAQLLLGERVGDLHSGTALSGRLIVRDRVYGRLTWAVTKPGDSFPVCLEVFAEEGGRGMPREPGDDSTSSARVFTTVRVKAVHEFE, translated from the coding sequence GTGAGGCCGCCCCCCGCCCTCCTGGTGCCCGGGGCCGAGGTGCTGGGCTACACGGTGGAGCGCCAGCTGGGACAAGGCGGCTTCGGCACGGTGTACCTCGCACGCAACGCGGGAAGGCCCTTCGCGTTGAAGCTGCTGCACCTGCCGCGTGTCGGGGAGCGGGTGGAGCGCGAGGTCTCCATCCTCCTGAAGCTGCGCCACCCCCACGTCGTGGGACTTCAGGGCTACGGGCTGTGGCCACCGGGCGAGCCGCGCTTCGCGCTCATCGTCATGGAGTACGTGGACGGGCGCCCGTTGGACGCATGGGCGGACGCGGAGAATCCGTCCGCGCGGCGGGTGGCGCGAGCCGTGCTGGACGTGGCGCGGGCGCTCGCGGCGACGCACGCGGCGGGGGTACTGCACCGGGACGTGAAGGAGGCCAACGTCATGGTGCGCGCCTCGGACGGTCTGGCCAAGCTGGTGGACTTCGGGATTGGCGACTACACGGGCGCACGGGGCCTGACGGAGGACATCCTTCCACCCGGCACGCCGGAGTACCGCGCTCCCGAGGCGTGGCGGTACTTCCGGCAGCACGCGCGAGTCCTGGGTGCCCGCTATGCGGCGAGCGCTCCGGATGACCTGTGGGCGTTGGGCGTCGTCCTCTACTGGCTGCTGACGGGGCACAAGCCCTTCGATGGCGAGGATGACGCGGCGTTCATCGAGGCCGTGCTCACCCAGACGCCCACGCCGCCGTGCGACGAGAACGAACGCGTGCCGCGGGCGTTGAGCGACGTGTGCATGCGGCTGCTCGAGAAGACACCCGAGGCGCGCACACCGGATGCCCTCGCCGTCATCGCCGCGCTGGAGGAGGCGCTGCGGGGCGCGGACGCGGCGTGGGACGTGCCCCTGTGCGACGCGTTCGGTGAAGACACCGCGACGACGCAGGGCCAACAGGACAGCTTCGAGAAGTGGATGAACCGGCCGAGGCATCGGCCGCGGCGGGGTGCACGCGCGGAGCCGGAGGCGCCACCGATGCCTGCCGGAGCCCCGACACGGGTGAGGGCGAGACCGCGAGCCTTCCGAGCATGGACCGCGATGGCCATGGTCCTGGCAATGGTCGCGGCAGGAGCGGTGCGGATGCATGGGACTTCGCATGCTCCCGAGGCGGTCCCGCTTCGTCAGGAAGTAGCGCCCACTGACAAGTCGCCTCAATCTGACCGGGCTGCGGCTCCCAGCGGGCCAGAGGCCACCGCCGCGGCCGTCGCCCTTCCCGCGACGCACCAGGAGGTCGCAGCCACCGTGACGACGCAGACGCCAGAGACTCCCTCCCTTCCGCTCCCCTCGAAGCCCGTGAGGAAGGTCCGGAGCGTCATGACCCGCGCGGCAGGCACGGCGGCCTGCACGGCCTTGATGGCCTGCCCCGGCCCGCAGGTGCGCCCTCCTCCTCCGCCCGAGCCCTGCCCCATCGGAGCAGTGAAGGCGATGCAGGAACGGGGCATCAGGATGGGGGACCAATACATCGCGGTCTTCGACTTCTCCCATCCGCGCATCATGTCGGTGTCGGAAGGTCCCGCCCAACTTCTCCTGGGAGAGAGAGTGGGAGACCTGCACAGCGGGACGGCACTGTCAGGCCGGCTCATCGTGAGGGATCGCGTCTATGGGCGCCTGACATGGGCGGTGACCAAGCCAGGCGACAGCTTCCCCGTGTGTCTGGAGGTCTTCGCGGAGGAGGGAGGCCGGGGCATGCCGAGGGAGCCTGGAGACGACTCAACGTCGAGCGCCCGGGTCTTCACCACGGTGCGTGTGAAAGCGGTGCATGAGTTCGAGTAG
- a CDS encoding helix-turn-helix domain-containing protein translates to MNEELGITIGMAARAAREHLGLTQAEVAERIGLVHPVYSRLERGKMLPSVPSLYRLCQELRVSPETMLGLTPEGAVRKGRKPAPREDGDAPDLRRLLHLARKLDAEKLDALLHVASVLAR, encoded by the coding sequence ATGAATGAAGAACTCGGCATCACCATTGGCATGGCGGCACGCGCCGCCCGCGAGCATCTGGGACTGACGCAGGCCGAAGTCGCCGAGCGCATTGGACTGGTGCACCCCGTCTACAGCCGCCTGGAGCGCGGCAAGATGTTGCCCAGCGTCCCGTCCCTCTACCGCCTCTGCCAGGAGCTGCGCGTCTCCCCCGAAACCATGCTGGGCCTGACGCCGGAGGGGGCCGTGCGCAAGGGCCGGAAGCCCGCGCCCCGGGAAGACGGCGACGCGCCGGACCTGCGGCGCCTCCTGCACCTGGCGCGCAAGCTGGACGCGGAGAAGCTGGACGCCCTCCTGCACGTCGCCTCCGTGCTGGCACGCTGA
- a CDS encoding serine/threonine-protein kinase, with protein MSTSTPAGAPAHPKPAPRLGAFLATPGQPWPLFTIDGVRYEALRELVRMQTGELLMLARRHPERGDTLPGLCLVRRLANPSTTLRRTRLGEEIQLAFRLHHPAIAQVFHRKVHRDALHVVMEYVDGPSLETLVSASVARGQPVSEAFALYVGAELAEALDHAHTLTDDGGKPLGIIHRDVNPRHVYVGAHGEVKLMNFGAAYSLVIGREESPATLVRGDVAYASPEYLERLPLTPRSDVFSLGVLLVELFTGKHPFDVQDVPRPTTSLSPLRVEVLPSLPLTQMRVLLASFGPAEVEAAVERLSPDVKQLLHAALRSNPEERIATAADLRDVLRTALVRRHPGYGRQEAANEAARLLADGGVLRDVVEFGEGGLFPEGLEQHELEGLGKK; from the coding sequence ATGTCCACGTCCACCCCTGCCGGAGCGCCAGCGCACCCCAAGCCGGCACCGCGCCTCGGTGCCTTCCTGGCAACACCGGGCCAGCCCTGGCCGCTCTTCACCATCGACGGCGTTCGCTACGAGGCCCTTCGCGAGCTGGTGCGGATGCAGACAGGGGAGCTGCTGATGCTCGCCCGTCGCCACCCGGAGCGCGGGGACACCCTGCCAGGGCTCTGCCTCGTGCGGCGGCTGGCCAACCCCTCCACCACGCTGCGCCGCACCCGCCTGGGAGAGGAGATCCAGCTGGCCTTCCGCCTCCATCACCCCGCCATCGCCCAGGTGTTCCACCGCAAGGTGCATCGGGACGCGCTGCACGTGGTCATGGAGTACGTGGACGGCCCCTCCCTGGAGACGCTGGTGAGTGCGAGCGTGGCGCGCGGCCAGCCCGTCTCCGAGGCCTTCGCCCTCTACGTGGGGGCGGAGCTCGCCGAGGCGCTGGACCATGCGCACACCCTGACGGACGACGGGGGCAAGCCTCTGGGAATCATCCACCGCGACGTCAATCCCCGGCACGTCTACGTGGGGGCGCACGGAGAGGTGAAGCTCATGAACTTCGGCGCGGCCTACTCGCTGGTGATTGGGCGCGAGGAATCGCCCGCGACCCTCGTCCGGGGTGACGTGGCCTATGCCTCACCCGAATACCTGGAGCGGCTGCCGCTGACGCCGCGCTCCGACGTCTTCAGCCTGGGCGTGCTGCTGGTGGAGCTCTTCACCGGCAAGCATCCCTTCGACGTGCAGGACGTGCCCCGGCCAACCACCAGCCTGAGCCCGCTGCGGGTGGAGGTCCTCCCCTCGCTGCCGCTGACGCAGATGCGGGTGCTGCTGGCCAGCTTCGGCCCCGCGGAGGTCGAGGCGGCGGTCGAGCGGCTCTCTCCGGACGTGAAGCAACTGCTGCACGCGGCCCTGCGCTCCAATCCCGAGGAGAGGATCGCCACGGCGGCGGACCTGCGTGACGTCCTGCGCACGGCGCTCGTCAGGAGGCACCCGGGCTACGGCCGCCAGGAGGCCGCCAACGAAGCCGCGCGGCTGCTGGCGGACGGCGGTGTGCTCCGGGACGTGGTGGAGTTTGGCGAGGGCGGCCTCTTCCCGGAGGGGCTGGAGCAACACGAACTCGAGGGCCTGGGGAAGAAGTAG
- a CDS encoding DUF2019 domain-containing protein produces MKHESLKQASIHELVAAFAKAAELHGQASIEGAHRAANAQYVKLSAAGRELRTRGEAGRSALTELLQDSNPRVRLWAASHALEFAPVLAEAELERLSQGPASVLRLDAEMTLSEWRAGNLKFTED; encoded by the coding sequence ATGAAGCATGAGTCATTGAAGCAGGCGTCCATTCACGAACTGGTGGCAGCCTTCGCGAAGGCAGCGGAGCTGCATGGACAGGCGTCCATTGAAGGCGCTCACCGCGCGGCCAACGCGCAATACGTCAAGCTCAGCGCAGCAGGGCGGGAGCTGAGGACCCGGGGAGAGGCTGGACGTTCGGCCCTCACGGAACTGCTGCAAGACAGCAACCCTCGGGTGCGACTCTGGGCTGCATCCCATGCCCTGGAGTTCGCCCCTGTGCTCGCGGAAGCGGAACTGGAGCGGTTGTCCCAGGGCCCCGCGAGCGTCCTGAGGCTCGATGCCGAGATGACGCTCAGTGAGTGGAGGGCAGGGAATCTGAAGTTCACGGAAGACTGA
- a CDS encoding helix-turn-helix domain-containing protein, with amino-acid sequence MSEEDLPGRLARNLRTLRETRGATQVQLAKLAGVPRATWAHLESGAANPTLSVLHRVAGALQVSLEELLARPKASARHYRRDSLPVRQRGAAFLRKLLPDPLPGMEFDRLELPARARITGVPHTPGTREYLACESGTLALVASGERFVLEAGDVVVFRGDQKHSYENPGARTAVGYSVVLLAPSL; translated from the coding sequence ATGAGCGAAGAGGACCTTCCGGGCAGGCTGGCGCGCAACCTGCGAACCCTGCGGGAGACACGAGGCGCCACGCAGGTGCAGCTGGCGAAGCTGGCGGGCGTGCCCCGGGCCACCTGGGCGCATCTGGAGTCCGGCGCGGCGAACCCGACGCTGTCGGTGCTGCACCGGGTGGCGGGGGCGCTGCAGGTGTCCCTGGAGGAGCTGCTGGCCCGGCCCAAGGCGAGCGCCCGGCACTACCGGCGCGACAGCCTGCCGGTGCGTCAGCGGGGCGCGGCCTTCCTGCGAAAGCTCCTGCCGGATCCGCTGCCGGGCATGGAGTTCGACCGGCTGGAGCTGCCGGCCAGGGCGCGCATCACCGGAGTCCCCCACACGCCCGGCACGCGCGAATACCTGGCCTGCGAGTCCGGAACCCTGGCGCTGGTGGCCAGCGGTGAGCGCTTCGTGCTGGAGGCAGGCGACGTCGTCGTCTTCCGGGGAGACCAGAAGCACTCGTACGAGAACCCCGGCGCACGCACGGCGGTGGGCTACTCCGTCGTGCTGCTCGCGCCGTCGCTCTAA
- a CDS encoding SDR family NAD(P)-dependent oxidoreductase yields the protein MDIQNQAVLVTGASRGLGRALMEAFARRGARVVGVARDAKALDAAVAPLKARGLAVHALAFDVGDKQAIYPLVGAATALVGPLDVLVNNASTLGPTPLPLLLDTACEDVSQVLEVNLLGPFRLTKAVAGSMVVRGRGLILNVTSDAAVSAYPRWGAYSVSKAALEHLTRIWAAEFEGSGVRLLTVDPGDMDTRMHADALPDADPATLAKPEAVAARILALVEARDTASGQRFEAAKWEAA from the coding sequence ATGGACATACAGAATCAAGCAGTGCTGGTGACGGGCGCGAGCCGGGGACTGGGCCGGGCCTTGATGGAGGCCTTCGCCCGGCGGGGCGCCCGGGTGGTGGGCGTCGCGCGCGACGCGAAGGCGCTGGACGCGGCGGTGGCGCCCTTGAAGGCGCGGGGGCTGGCGGTGCACGCGCTCGCCTTCGACGTGGGGGACAAGCAGGCCATCTACCCGCTGGTGGGCGCGGCCACCGCGCTGGTGGGCCCGCTGGACGTGCTGGTGAACAACGCGAGCACCCTGGGCCCCACGCCGCTCCCGCTCCTGCTGGACACGGCGTGCGAGGACGTGTCGCAGGTGCTGGAGGTCAACCTGCTCGGGCCCTTCCGGCTGACGAAGGCCGTGGCGGGGAGCATGGTGGTCCGGGGCCGCGGCCTCATCCTCAATGTCACCTCCGACGCCGCCGTGTCCGCCTATCCCCGCTGGGGCGCCTACAGCGTGTCGAAGGCCGCGCTGGAGCACCTGACGCGCATCTGGGCCGCGGAGTTCGAGGGCAGCGGCGTGCGCCTGCTCACCGTGGACCCTGGTGACATGGACACGCGCATGCACGCCGACGCGCTCCCGGACGCCGACCCCGCGACGCTGGCGAAGCCGGAGGCCGTGGCCGCGCGCATCCTCGCGCTCGTGGAGGCCCGCGACACCGCCTCCGGTCAGCGCTTCGAGGCCGCGAAATGGGAGGCCGCATGA
- a CDS encoding S-adenosylmethionine:tRNA ribosyltransferase-isomerase, translated as MNAARWPRERPDTARLLHVEPRRDRFTDTVASELPQLLREGDLLVMNDAATLPGSLTGRTGAGAPIELRLLSHEPDDTWTAVLFGAGDWRRRTEDRPPPPELSVGARLEVGGLTARVVEVLPPSPRLLRVAFDLSGAALWQALYAAGRPVQYAYTAGPLSLWHVQTLYASRPWAAEMPSAGLPLTASVLLRLKARGVRWASLTHAAGLSSTGDAALDAALPRPERSDIPERTVALVEETRARGGRVVAVGTTVVRALEGRATQHGALVPGEAVTDLLLGPGYVPRVVHGLLTGVHDPGSSHHALLQAFAPLALLQRAAAHAEAAGYLGHEFGDTCLVLDSEA; from the coding sequence ATGAACGCCGCCCGCTGGCCCCGGGAACGCCCCGACACCGCGAGGCTCCTGCACGTCGAGCCCCGCCGGGACCGCTTCACCGACACCGTCGCCTCGGAGCTGCCCCAGCTCCTGCGCGAAGGCGACCTGCTGGTGATGAACGACGCGGCCACGCTGCCCGGCTCGCTCACGGGCCGCACCGGCGCGGGCGCGCCCATCGAGCTGCGCCTGCTCTCCCACGAACCGGACGACACCTGGACCGCCGTCCTCTTCGGCGCGGGAGACTGGCGCCGGCGCACCGAGGACCGGCCCCCACCGCCTGAGCTCTCCGTGGGCGCGCGCCTGGAAGTGGGCGGGCTCACCGCGCGGGTCGTGGAGGTGCTGCCGCCGTCGCCCCGGCTCCTGCGCGTGGCCTTCGACCTGAGCGGCGCGGCGCTCTGGCAGGCCCTCTACGCGGCGGGCCGGCCGGTGCAGTACGCGTACACGGCGGGGCCGCTGTCGCTGTGGCACGTGCAGACGCTCTACGCCTCACGGCCGTGGGCCGCGGAGATGCCCTCCGCGGGCCTGCCCCTCACCGCCTCCGTGCTCCTTCGGCTGAAGGCTCGCGGCGTGCGCTGGGCGTCCCTCACGCACGCGGCGGGGCTCTCCTCCACGGGGGACGCGGCACTGGACGCGGCGCTGCCCCGGCCCGAGCGCTCCGACATCCCCGAGCGCACCGTGGCGCTGGTGGAGGAGACGCGGGCGAGGGGCGGGCGCGTGGTGGCGGTGGGCACCACCGTGGTGCGCGCGCTCGAAGGCCGCGCGACGCAACACGGGGCGCTGGTGCCGGGCGAGGCCGTGACGGACCTGCTGCTCGGGCCCGGGTACGTGCCCCGGGTGGTGCACGGGCTGCTCACCGGCGTGCACGACCCGGGGAGCAGCCACCATGCGCTGCTCCAGGCCTTCGCGCCGCTCGCGCTCTTGCAGCGGGCCGCGGCGCACGCGGAAGCCGCGGGCTACCTGGGGCACGAGTTCGGCGACACGTGCCTCGTCCTGGATTCGGAGGCGTGA
- a CDS encoding zinc-dependent alcohol dehydrogenase has product MKAVVFHGIGDIRLDDVAEPKLKEPTDAIIRLTASAICGTDLHMIRGTMPGMKPGTILGHEGVGVIEELGKDVRNFNVGDRVVICSTIGCGNCSYCRAGYYAQCNDANPNGPDAGTAFFGGPEMTGPFDGMQAEKARIPFAAVTMVKVPEGVTDDQAILVSDIFPTGYFGAEMAEIKPGDTVAVFGCGPVGLFAIVSAKLLGAGRIFAIDSHEDRLALAKAQGAEVINFEEEDPVETLKRFTGGIGVDRAIDAVGVDAQHAHHGPAAKKAKAEKPEFKREVEMVAPKQKPDGDNWVPGDAPSQAAQWAVQSLAKAGTLSIIGVYPQTMNAFPIGAAMNKNLTLRMGNCNHRKYIPKLLELVRSGAVDPTAILSHVKSMTSAIDAYRNFDLRKPGWVKVELEPGVTIQ; this is encoded by the coding sequence ATGAAGGCAGTCGTTTTCCACGGCATTGGGGACATCCGGCTGGACGACGTCGCGGAGCCGAAGCTGAAGGAGCCCACGGACGCCATCATCAGGCTGACGGCCAGCGCCATCTGCGGCACGGACCTGCACATGATCCGCGGCACCATGCCCGGCATGAAGCCCGGCACCATCCTGGGCCACGAGGGCGTGGGCGTCATCGAGGAGCTGGGCAAGGACGTGCGCAACTTCAACGTGGGTGACCGCGTGGTCATCTGCTCCACCATCGGGTGCGGCAACTGCTCGTACTGCCGCGCGGGCTACTACGCCCAGTGCAACGACGCGAACCCCAACGGTCCCGACGCGGGCACCGCCTTCTTCGGCGGTCCGGAGATGACGGGCCCCTTCGACGGCATGCAGGCGGAGAAGGCGCGCATCCCGTTCGCGGCCGTCACCATGGTGAAGGTGCCCGAGGGCGTCACCGACGACCAGGCCATCCTCGTCTCCGACATCTTCCCCACGGGCTACTTCGGCGCGGAGATGGCGGAAATCAAACCCGGTGACACCGTGGCGGTGTTCGGCTGCGGGCCGGTGGGCCTGTTCGCCATCGTGAGCGCGAAGCTGCTGGGCGCGGGTCGCATCTTCGCCATCGACAGCCACGAGGACCGGCTGGCGCTCGCGAAGGCGCAGGGCGCGGAGGTCATCAACTTCGAGGAGGAGGACCCGGTGGAGACGCTCAAGCGCTTCACCGGCGGCATCGGCGTGGACCGCGCCATCGACGCGGTGGGCGTGGACGCGCAGCACGCTCACCACGGCCCGGCCGCCAAGAAGGCCAAGGCGGAGAAGCCCGAGTTCAAGCGCGAGGTGGAGATGGTCGCCCCGAAGCAGAAGCCGGACGGCGACAACTGGGTGCCCGGCGACGCGCCGTCCCAGGCCGCGCAGTGGGCGGTGCAGTCGCTGGCCAAGGCCGGCACGCTGTCCATCATCGGCGTGTACCCGCAGACGATGAACGCGTTCCCCATTGGCGCGGCGATGAACAAGAACCTCACCCTGCGCATGGGCAACTGCAACCACCGCAAGTACATCCCCAAGCTGCTGGAGCTGGTGCGCTCCGGCGCCGTCGACCCCACGGCCATCCTGAGCCACGTGAAGTCCATGACCTCCGCCATCGATGCGTACCGCAACTTCGACCTGCGCAAGCCGGGCTGGGTGAAGGTGGAGCTGGAGCCGGGCGTCACGATCCAGTGA
- a CDS encoding Ppx/GppA phosphatase family protein, producing the protein MALPARPTLPPVLAAIDVGTNAVRLELARPDAEGSLETLHQERDPIRPGEGVFTTGEMPPETADRLLSTLRRYAALCRRHKAQVRAVATSALREARNRQDIVRRVHEEAGLELEVVSGKEEARLICLGVLHRKPPNSRSLLVDIGGGSTEVAIATGEKPDELWSLALGSVRLTEVFDTARAVTPKQLRLMRGFVEETLHKTLPEKLPALPRVALGSSGTIGAVVGFAAVDNGGNATLRQLTQTVETLARMPPERRRKRFDPRRADIIVSGAVILEGVARHLGVESVSIVNRGLRDGVLVDLLYRQDESREDHSLADAAIVMGQRFRFDEKHARQVARMSLALFDSLAALHQLPLSVRPHLEVAALLHDIGTAVSYERHHRHTYYLIHNADIPGLADREREIIARVARYHRRSQPELSHSGMAGLTPSEARRVRKLATLLRLANALDHSHHQPIRDFKVTDGREAVTLHLHARQPLDLELWNAEREVVAFRKVFGKRLAFQVHSTGR; encoded by the coding sequence ATGGCCCTTCCTGCCCGCCCCACCCTGCCCCCCGTCCTCGCCGCCATCGATGTGGGCACCAACGCCGTACGCCTGGAGCTGGCTCGCCCGGACGCCGAGGGCTCGCTCGAGACCCTCCACCAGGAGCGGGACCCCATCCGCCCCGGCGAGGGCGTCTTCACCACCGGCGAGATGCCCCCGGAGACGGCCGACCGCCTGCTGTCCACCCTGCGCCGCTACGCCGCCCTCTGCCGCCGCCACAAGGCGCAGGTGCGCGCCGTCGCCACCAGCGCCCTGCGCGAGGCCCGCAACCGCCAGGACATCGTGCGCCGCGTGCATGAAGAGGCCGGCCTGGAGCTGGAGGTCGTCAGCGGCAAGGAGGAGGCCCGCCTCATCTGCCTGGGCGTGCTGCACAGGAAGCCCCCCAACTCCCGCTCGCTCCTCGTGGACATTGGCGGGGGCAGCACCGAGGTCGCCATCGCCACCGGCGAGAAGCCCGACGAGCTCTGGAGCCTCGCCCTGGGCTCCGTGCGGCTCACCGAGGTCTTCGACACCGCGCGCGCCGTGACGCCCAAGCAGTTGCGGCTGATGCGCGGCTTCGTGGAGGAGACCCTCCACAAGACGCTCCCGGAGAAGCTCCCCGCCCTGCCCCGCGTGGCGCTGGGCTCGTCCGGCACCATCGGCGCGGTGGTGGGCTTCGCGGCCGTGGACAACGGAGGCAACGCCACCTTGCGCCAGCTCACCCAGACCGTGGAGACCCTGGCGAGGATGCCGCCGGAGCGCCGCCGCAAGCGCTTCGACCCGCGCCGCGCGGACATCATCGTCTCCGGCGCCGTCATCCTGGAGGGCGTCGCGCGCCACCTGGGCGTGGAGTCCGTCAGCATCGTCAACCGCGGCCTGCGCGACGGCGTGCTGGTGGACCTGCTCTACCGCCAGGACGAATCCCGCGAGGACCACAGCCTCGCGGACGCGGCCATCGTCATGGGCCAGCGCTTCCGCTTCGATGAGAAGCACGCCCGCCAGGTGGCCCGCATGTCCCTGGCCCTCTTCGACAGCCTGGCCGCGCTGCACCAGCTGCCCCTGTCCGTGCGCCCCCACCTGGAGGTCGCCGCGCTCTTGCACGACATCGGCACGGCGGTCAGCTACGAGCGCCACCACCGCCACACGTACTACCTCATCCACAACGCGGACATCCCGGGCCTCGCGGACCGCGAGCGCGAAATCATCGCGCGCGTCGCCCGCTACCACCGGCGCTCGCAGCCGGAGCTGTCCCACTCCGGCATGGCAGGACTCACCCCGTCGGAAGCGCGCCGCGTGCGCAAGCTGGCCACGCTGCTGCGGCTGGCGAACGCGCTGGACCACAGCCACCACCAGCCCATCCGCGACTTCAAGGTGACGGACGGCCGCGAGGCGGTGACGCTGCACCTGCACGCCCGCCAGCCCCTCGACCTGGAGCTGTGGAACGCCGAGCGCGAGGTCGTCGCCTTCCGCAAGGTGTTCGGCAAGCGGCTGGCGTTCCAGGTCCACTCCACCGGACGCTAG
- a CDS encoding serine/threonine-protein kinase, giving the protein MRRESVPFGPVTAAAEKSERLRHRKIGACRVLGELGRGGMALVYRGLHELLQREVAIKELLPEGQRDQEALSRFRREALALAAFRHQNIVTLYDLVEKNDSLFMVMEYVDGPTLHGLIKDGPLPPDVAAVIGARIASALDHAHFRRIIHRDLKPANVMLTKSGEVKLMDFGIAKDVSLEALTQQGMAVGTPSYMSPEQVTGAPIDARTDIFSLGVLLYEALSGTRPFVGKTAGEVFARIRDGKFTPLQKVAPNVPPPLARIVKRALSVKPEARFPDAAAMRRELDLFLAHEVRVSHPALLVAFLRYREKLTETEALAHLTQQELGVLDVFATKRPARAPGKLKWVLAALAAGTAAAGTGLYLSHSQWAPLLEQLTR; this is encoded by the coding sequence ATGAGACGTGAATCGGTACCCTTCGGCCCCGTGACCGCCGCCGCCGAGAAATCCGAGAGACTTCGTCACCGCAAGATTGGCGCCTGCCGCGTGCTCGGCGAGCTGGGCCGGGGCGGCATGGCGCTCGTGTACCGGGGCCTGCATGAGCTGCTGCAGCGCGAGGTCGCCATCAAGGAGCTGCTCCCCGAAGGCCAGCGCGACCAGGAGGCCCTGTCCCGCTTCCGCCGCGAGGCCCTGGCGCTCGCCGCGTTCCGCCACCAGAACATCGTCACCCTCTACGACCTGGTGGAGAAGAACGACAGCCTCTTCATGGTCATGGAGTACGTGGACGGCCCCACCCTCCACGGCCTCATCAAGGACGGCCCGCTGCCTCCGGACGTCGCCGCCGTCATCGGCGCGCGCATCGCCAGCGCGCTCGACCACGCCCACTTCCGGCGCATCATCCACCGCGACCTCAAGCCCGCGAACGTCATGCTCACCAAGTCCGGTGAGGTGAAGCTCATGGACTTCGGCATCGCCAAGGACGTCAGCCTGGAGGCCCTCACCCAGCAGGGCATGGCCGTGGGCACGCCGTCGTACATGTCCCCGGAGCAGGTGACCGGCGCCCCCATCGACGCGCGAACCGACATCTTCTCCCTGGGCGTCCTCCTCTACGAGGCCCTCTCCGGCACGCGCCCCTTCGTGGGCAAGACGGCCGGCGAGGTGTTCGCCCGCATCCGCGACGGCAAGTTCACGCCGCTCCAGAAGGTGGCCCCGAACGTGCCGCCACCGCTCGCGCGCATCGTGAAGCGCGCGCTGTCGGTGAAGCCGGAGGCCCGCTTCCCGGACGCCGCGGCCATGCGCCGCGAGCTGGACCTGTTCCTCGCCCACGAGGTGCGCGTGTCCCACCCCGCGCTGCTCGTGGCCTTCCTGCGCTACCGCGAGAAGCTCACCGAGACCGAGGCCCTGGCCCACCTCACCCAGCAGGAGCTGGGCGTGCTCGACGTCTTCGCGACGAAGAGGCCCGCGCGCGCGCCCGGCAAGCTCAAGTGGGTGCTGGCCGCGCTCGCCGCCGGCACCGCGGCGGCCGGCACCGGCCTCTACCTGTCCCACTCCCAGTGGGCGCCGCTCCTGGAGCAGCTCACCCGCTGA
- the queF gene encoding preQ(1) synthase, whose amino-acid sequence MSSKPSKEIQTFPNPAADRDYEIAFDVPEFTCLCPLTGQPDFARFTIKYVPDQLCVELKSLKLYMWSYRNEGAFHEKVTNTIADDIIKAIQPRKLTVVGDFFVRGGIGTIVTVTHDKKQQA is encoded by the coding sequence ATGTCCTCAAAGCCGTCCAAGGAAATCCAGACCTTCCCCAACCCCGCCGCCGATCGCGACTACGAGATCGCCTTCGACGTGCCGGAGTTCACCTGCCTGTGCCCGCTGACGGGCCAGCCGGACTTCGCGCGCTTCACCATCAAGTACGTGCCGGATCAGCTGTGCGTGGAGCTCAAGAGCCTGAAGCTCTACATGTGGTCCTACCGCAACGAGGGCGCCTTCCACGAGAAGGTGACCAACACCATCGCGGACGACATCATCAAGGCCATCCAGCCGCGCAAGCTCACGGTGGTGGGGGACTTCTTCGTGCGCGGCGGCATCGGGACCATCGTCACCGTCACGCACGACAAGAAGCAGCAGGCCTGA